The following are encoded together in the Streptomyces tsukubensis genome:
- a CDS encoding ABC transporter permease encodes MSALLSDTALIFGRYARQTTASVFQVLFGILMPMLYLLLFGPLLTGLPLGAEGDSWQVLVPGLLLQLSLFGALFTGFGIVIEKQTGVVERMLVTPVSRLALLLGRVLRDALLLVFQAVLLVGTALAMGLRAPVGGVLIGFAFVAVTTVALASLSYSLAMRVSKPQEFAPVVNTATMPAMPLSGLMLPMSLAPGWLDGLSHVMPLRYLVDAVRAGYVGDCTGPTTLYGALVALAFAALAMTVGVRAFRRSGA; translated from the coding sequence GCTACGCACGCCAGACCACCGCCTCCGTCTTCCAGGTGCTCTTCGGCATCCTCATGCCGATGCTGTATCTGCTGCTCTTCGGTCCGCTCCTGACCGGACTCCCGCTCGGCGCGGAGGGCGACTCCTGGCAGGTGCTCGTGCCGGGGCTGCTGCTCCAGCTCAGCCTCTTCGGCGCGCTGTTCACCGGTTTCGGGATCGTCATCGAGAAGCAGACAGGCGTGGTCGAGCGGATGCTTGTGACGCCGGTCAGCCGGCTCGCGCTCCTCCTCGGCCGGGTGCTGCGGGACGCGCTGCTCCTGGTCTTCCAGGCGGTACTGCTGGTGGGGACGGCCCTGGCCATGGGGTTACGGGCCCCTGTCGGCGGCGTGCTGATCGGCTTCGCCTTCGTGGCCGTCACGACGGTGGCGCTCGCCTCGCTCTCGTACAGCCTGGCCATGCGGGTCTCCAAGCCGCAGGAGTTCGCTCCCGTGGTGAACACGGCGACGATGCCCGCGATGCCGCTCTCCGGCCTGATGCTGCCGATGTCCCTCGCCCCCGGCTGGCTGGACGGCCTGTCCCACGTGATGCCGTTGCGCTATCTGGTCGACGCGGTACGGGCGGGCTATGTGGGCGACTGCACCGGCCCGACGACGCTCTACGGGGCGCTGGTGGCCCTGGCGTTCGCCGCCCTGGCCATGACGGTGGGGGTCAGGGCCTTCCGCAGGTCCGGGGCGTGA